The following DNA comes from Suncus etruscus isolate mSunEtr1 chromosome 12, mSunEtr1.pri.cur, whole genome shotgun sequence.
AGGGTTCATTTCATAGTGAGATCTGCTTCTACACAACAAGGGACGGTTTAATGAGCTATTGCTTGGGAATTACGGTCACAGGTGCAAAGTCTTGGCAGCAAGggctatcttatttttttattattataatttctgGGGTTTtgagagtgctcaggggtcacactccCAGCTTAGTGCTCTCCTGCAGGCACAGCATAGACACTAGCCTGCTGAGCCATTTCTTTGGGCCTGACGGTCATGTTCCCTTCTCCTCGCAGCTGATTTCCCCCCTTCTCCACCTGGAGATTGGAACTCACAGGGTCCTTCTTCCCCCAAATGACCCAGAACCGTGGGGGTCTATGTCCAGGGAATTAGCAGCGTTTGATGTTGCTCTCTAGGGCTGTTCTCTGGGGTGTTACTGTTTtccctttctcccctggacttgaGTCAGCACCTGCCCTCTGTCTGCAGTCTTGATCCCTTCCCTGACAGCCTGTTTCTGGGCATTGCAGGAGACAGAGGAGCTGGAGGAGGAGAAGTCCGGCCTGCAGAAAGAGATCGCTGAGCtgcagaaggagaaggagaagctgGAGTTCATGCTGGTAGCCCACGGGCCTGTGTGCAAGATCAGCCCTGAGGAGCGCAGGTCACCTCCGGCCCCAGGGCTGCAGCCCCTGCGTAATGCGGGCACCAGAGCTGGGGCCGTGGTGGTGAAACAGGAGCCCCTGGAAGAGGACAGCCCCTCATCCTCGGCAGCGGGGCTGGACAAGGCCCAGCGCTCTGTCATCAAGCCCCTCAGCATCCCTGGGGCCTATTATGGGGAGGAACCTCTGCACACCCCCATCGTGGTCAGCTCCACGCCCGCTGTCACCCCGGGCACCTCCAGCCTCGTCTTTACCTACCCTAGCGTCCTGGAGCAGGAGTCGCCCGCCTCACCCTCGGAGTCTTGCTCCAAGGCTCACCGCAGAAGCAGTAGCAGTGGGGACCAGTCTTCGGACTCCTTGAACTCGCCCCACTCTGCTGGGCTCTGTAACCCGCTCCCAGCCTGTCCGCCCATCACTGCCTCCTGCCCAGGAACCAGCACCTTGCAGCACTCCAGGGCCCCCCAAGGGCAAGGGGAGGGGATCCTGGCAGAGAATTCCCCGGAGGACCTGGCTGTGAGGAGTGTGGGGACTCGGATGATCGCCTGGAGATCCTGGgagctctttttttccccttattcaTCTTGCAGCGAAAATCCTGTTTCTTGAAAAGCCTCGGAGAAACTTGGGTGTGGCCGACTCGGGGCTCCCTCTGGCTTCTGAAGGGCCTGAGCTGGGGTGGCCCCTTTCTGACCCTCTGTGACCACTATCTCTGGAGTGATGGCACCATCCCTATCCCTTCACCACCATGCATGCTCAGTGCCTTTGTTTTCACCTCCTCTCTGTGGCCTCGACCTCCCTCCCAGGGTCAGTTTCTCTTCTTttgggtttttatacagtttgcCATGACATTTCATTCTCTGGGTGGCCTGAATCTTCCAGCGCTTCATTTCTGGAGATGAGATGGCAGGCGACATTTCTGCGGGCACTGACTTGTCCAGAGGAGGACAGTCCATGTGCAACATAGGACCGTCCCACCCCAGACAATCTCTGAGCCCCAGCAACATCTTTGGAAGCAGCAGTGAGGCCCAGGGCCCTTGAAGAATTGTGACTGTCACCACACAGTGGACCTTCCTCCTGACCTCGTCCTCGGAGATCTTTCTACCCTGGGGAGCGGGTGGCTTGGCCAGAGGACAGGGTGTGAGTGTGGCAGTCAGTCGGGCACAGATTGGTTTGCCAAGTGCCTAATTACCGGTCCAGGAATAGTGCCAAGCACGCCACACGGTGTCCCTGCCAGCTTCCTTTCCCTCACCCGCTGTCTTGAGCAGGAGTTGTGTCCTGTAATTATGGCCTCACCAACCTTGCCCCAGACCAGACCCTTCTCTCCAGACTGGGCAGGCGGTGCCCCTCCAGGCCTGTGggctcctccctcacccctcccTGGCGCTCCCAGTGACGCCACCCAAGGAGATTTAATGAGCTTGGGCTTGGACCCTCCCCAGACGGCTGCCAGGGGGCCCCACCCCAGCTCCCCAGGAGCCTTTGCTgtggatggaaggagggaagggaataaACGAGGTGGTGGCTGGAGTGGACTCAGATGCTGGTGAATCCAGCATTTTCTCTCAAACTCCTGCTGTCGGACCCAGCCACTGCCATCCACTGGGCATGGCATCTCTTGCTTGTGGCTTAGGTTCTGCACCTGGGAAGCTGGAGATAAAATTGTGTTCTTCCCAGTCAAGGAAATCTGCTCCTCTCTCTCTGCTGGGTGGGGTTGAGTAAAGAGGTCCTCACTGAGCCCCTTTTCTTCCCCCACATCCTGCTTTCCTTTAATTTGTGACTGTAGAAgttcccctgaaccccactttcCACCTTGCTGTTGTGTCTTCATGAGATAGCCGGAGAATCCTTCTTCCACGAACCCAACCTTTGGTCTAACTTACGTTTCAGAGTTGGACCAGTGGCTTTCCTATTGCTTCACACTCCCCAAGGCCTCCACTACTGGGCCTTCTTCAGTATCCACCCAGCTTAGCACACAGGGGATGGGATGAGGCGAGGCTCAAGAGGCACGTCTGCTAGGCCTGGAAGATTGGGAAAGGATCGAGATGGGGTGGACGGCTCCTTAGAAAGCTGGACCGTGGGGTTTGGGATTCATCCTCAGACCAGAAGCCAGTGGGGAGTAGTGGGAGATGGGGAAGCCAGCTGTGTTGTGCCTAGCTCTGAAAGCCGCCATCTTGCTCTCCGAGCCCTACGTGGCTGGCCAAGTGCTACACTGCTTTGTGCTAAGGTAGCCTTGGAAGAAGTTTCAGAGGAGTTGCTTTGGGTAGTGTTTTTCCTAAAAAGCTCCTTAGGTCCCTGCTTTGCACAGTACTAACCCCCCAGCTGGGTCACTACCTGTGACTTGGGTCCAGCCTAGAGACATTCCTGACTTGTCTGCTTTCAAGCTGTGCTGGCTTTGGGACCCTCCGAAGTTACCAGATCACTGTATTTTGGAGCCTCCAGACTTTGGAGCTGCATTTCATCCCAaaacttctggctttgctctttAGATGTGCTGTGGTTGTCAACCCCCTCCAGTGGCCCCTGTCAAGTCCCCTGGGGAAGAAGACTATGATATAAGACACTATGATATAAGCTTATAAACACTTCCTTCTGGCTGGTTCTCCCAGCTCCTGCACACACCCTTTACCCAGGGCTCAGCTGAAGGGTCAGCTGCAGTATGTATGTtgggggtttgtgtgtgtgtgcaggtgcCCTAGGGCCCAACTACCATACTGCTGGGCTGCTCTGGGCAGGCCCAGTTCCATGCGGGCTCCTTGATGGGGTTGGTGTGAAACACAGGGGTCTCCCCACCTGACTGGCCCCCCACAACTCAGCTCTCCTGGGCTGAGTGGGGCCAACCACTGTACAGCCAGGAAAGAACCAAGTTCCCAGGAGGCAATGGTGCAGAATCATCAGAGCCAACACTAAAGGGAGGATCCTTGAGGAGTTTTGCAGAAAGGGAACCTGGTCCTGTCACCCTGCCCAAGTGGCCGGTCACACTCATGGCTCCAAACCAAGAGCCCTCAGAGGCTGCAGGGCTGCCTTTTGTTTTTTCAAACTTTGTGGGGGGAAAGCTCTTGTACTGGCCTCCTGGGGCCCCAGGTGAAAAGGAGGTGCAGCCTTCTACACCAAGGGCTTTGCTTTCTCTTAATGATCTCCCCACTTACCTGCAGGATTGGTTCCTGCCCTCCCCCACCTTGCGTGTATGGCTGTGGGCTCGGTATTTTGCTATGTCCCCTCTTGAGGCTGAGCCTAAGCAGATGCCATTCCTTCCAAAGTTCCCCCCTCCAACCCCAGGAgtggcaaagcaaacacccccaGGGCATCCTGGAGATCTTTCTTCAAAGATCAGCAGCAAGATCACTTTTAGTGCAAAGTTTCTGCTCTAAAACCATCCATTCCCTTCTCCAAAAAGCAGCCTCCCAGCTCCAAATTCCTTTCCCCTCTACTCCCCTCGCATTCTGCAGATGGTTGGAGTGAGGAGTGTCTCCTGAGTGCTTCGAGAATTCGTGGACCAATAGGCTACGTGATGTATGTGACTCCCTCTTACAAGTTCAGCcaagggggtgggggggcttgCTACTTGCATCTCCTTGAGATTCATCTTAAAAGCCAGCATCTCACTATTTATTGATGTAtctgtgtacgtgtgtgtgtgtgtgtgtgtgtgtgtgtgtgtttgtgtgtctgcaCCTTGCTAGGTGTGCCCAAGGCCTCCTGCATCTTTCAACAAGGAACCCAGGCCCCTACTCCTCATGACAGTCTCATGCTTCTAGCCTTGTGGCTACACATCACCTTGGGTTTTTACTGGCCAGCTCTGGcctgtgtgggagaaactgggTCGACTTCAGTGGgcaaaggggaaggggagggggaggcgCCATccaccattattttattatttattttcaatgtttaCATCTTTATGTTGTACCATGCCTGACTAGAAACAGATAGCATTAAAATACTCAgttcctctcaccctctctctctctctctctctctctctctctctctcaagtttAGCCGAATGATGCTTTCTTTCCCTCCTAAAATGATTTGTGACCTGAGCTGTATAAACTGTATAAACTGGTTCTGTTTTAGGCGATGGATTGTCATGCCTCTGGGGACAGTGGTCACCGAGCAGTTGATATTGTTGAAGAATCAGAGGGCCGGCCCTGCCCTGTTCctcagaaactatttttttttcctctgtatgATGACAAGTTTATGCCATTTATTTTAGTCTGTGATTGCTCAATGTGGAGAAAGATACTATTTGCCTTTGTATAAAAGACTAGGTATCGGGGTGTTCTGTCGTGGGAGAAGTGTATATAGTATTTTGGTAGAGTGGAAAATTAAAAGCCTGTGCTTCTGTATTTGAGATATGTCAAATGTTGTGGGATAGTGTCTGCTCTCAGAGGGAAATCCATTGTTCAAGTTTCCTAGAGTGCGATGGGGGAATTTAATGACCTTTTCTAAGCACCTTTTCCCTTGATGAAACAAGTATTGGTGAAATGGTCCCTTTGGAGCAAACGTCTCCAAGACCGGACCAGGGACACCAGCATCTTTGTATAGTTCTGAAACctgaggagtaaactctgagctgaAACATCTCTGGTGGTGTTTATTGTTTTGTACTTTACTGTAATTCAAGCCTGCAGTATTTGCACTAAAGAAAGTTTGTTAGGAAAGCTTGCTGCTATGGAAGAAAGAacatattaaacttttttttttcattccttttcggtttttttgttgttgttgtttttgtttgtttttttttttttgttttgttttggattagtTTTCCACCTTCAATTGAGTAGATTTTgtagaataaaatgaattaagatGGAAGTGCCTCTACtgattgatttattgtttcttctCTTTGATTCTCTCCTGTGATTCTCTCCCTGATTCTGACCTGGTGAAGAGTTAGTCTTACTTAGTTGGTTtctgggtggtggtgggggatagTGTTCTTTAGAGAGGGACACAGAAGATGACATCAAGCCTCCCTGTCACCTCTTCTATCTGAGGGGGAGCAGGAAGGGGTTAGCTATCTTGGGGAGTCCCTCTGTCACTGCTGAAGAACTGAGGTGATGTAAAGAATGTAAAGATgtaaagatgtaaagaaagagcCTGGCACATTTACTTCAGCTTCTGCAGGCATTTCCCATTGTGCTGTGCTGGGCTCTCGCACCTGCACTAGCCTCTCCCTCAGCGTCTTTCTGCTTGTTCCCATCTGTGAGATGGATCCAGTGTGTCTCGATGTCCACCCCTTCACCCACATGGCCTCGAGAGAAGCCACAGCTGCAAGTCGCTTAGTGGGTGGGTCATTGGCAGCTGTTGATGAAAAGCTGAAAAGGCCCTGAGCTTTGCAGTGTTCCCCtgagaaaaaaacattaataagGGGTCACCCCATAGGTGCCAAACTCTAACCGGAATAGTTAAGGGTTTGCAGTCACCACTTAGTCTAGCTTAGCTTGATCCAAGCCTGTTGGATGGATGTTGGACGGGTGGATGGGAAACTTGGCGGGTGAATAATTACCACCTAGCTCAGTGCTCCAAGGCTTAGTACTCTTCCTCAGGAGAGATGTCTGGGGGAATCAGTCTTGAGGACACCCCGTTTTTCTAGCTCTAGTCTCCAAGCAAACACAATGATGTCTTTGGGTCTTCTTGGCTCATAAGACCACCTGTAGGAACTGAGTTTTTCTAAGATGTTCAGCCATGTTCAGTCTCTTGGCCAGTGAACAAGGCTTGGCCTGGGATGGCGTAGGTAGGAGAAGGTCAGGAGGGCAAAACTCGGAGGGAGTTGAGGCAGTGAAAGCACAGACCTGGTTATGGAGCTGGCGATGCGACTTGATTATAGTCCAGTTGTTGGGCTCTGGGCTCCAGTGTGGGGTTTGAAATGGATGGTTGTGATCTCCCTTTGGGCTCCTGTGTTTGAAGGGTGGATGGGAGAGTGGAACAGGGACTACCCTGCCCTCAGGCCCCTAGTGGGGAGGagaagagtgagggagagagaggagggactgAGCCCCCTGCCAACCCCATTTCCTGCCCCAGGAGCTGATCTGACACTCACCCTTGCTCTGGTTGACAATGTCTGTCCCTCCCCTCACGAGACAACACAAAGACGGTTTCTGAGAAGCTGTGAGCTGTCGGGACAAGTCTGCCACCTGCTTCATAACCTTTGCTCTGTACAACGTGCCTGGTGTTGGGAGGACCCAAAGGGAGGCAGTGACCGACTTATCCTTGGAGCACTCTGCACCGGTGGCCTCAGCAATGCCTGTGGGCTCCATCCACAGCTGGGAATGTGGCCTCTGGAAAGTTCCACTTGCTTAAAGGacagggaagaaaataaacaacatgTGTTGCAGGCTCTGGCTCTGGCACTTGAGAATCTTTAATCAGACTAAACATTCTAACCAGTCCTATGTTGGCCCCAGAGGCAGGGATTGAAAAACAGGCACTCAACAGGGTCGTGTCTTGGATGAAAGGGCCTCAGCTAAGAGTTCCAAAGGGGACTTTGGAGACTCAGCCCTGCCTGCTTGGACCTGGGAGGCCCCATTCCCTCTACAGAAGCAAAGCACAGGGTGCTGTGGGACTTTTGCTTGGGAATTGTTCGGGAATGCAACAGCATGTTGTCCAGCAGGACATCTAGAAACGATTTggtgtgttatttttattaaggtaaaATCTATATAACATAAAATGCCCCATcatttagattaaaaaattggGTGGTATTGAACACCTAACTGTGGCATGCTCAATGTTCATGTTATCGAGCATTTCCTTCACCCAGAAAGGAAACTGTGACCCATTGAGGAGTCCTCCCCCTCTCGTGGGTGACAGTAACTGACCCCCTTTTTTTCTAAGTCTCTGCAGATTTCTGtttgggtgcattttttttttttgagaatcccCATGATGCTGTTCTCTGGGCAAGGAAAACACCCATGAAACAGTAACCTGGAAAATAAGCTGATGGCTATAAATAGTGTTCTCAAAGCTCCTTATTTAGCACTTCCAGACTTCTCCTGCCTTCTTTTGCACGGGATCCTTCAGCTGCCTGTGAGACATGAGGCACCGAGTCCTGGGAATGAGCAGCTTCAGGGAAATGGCAGGTTCCTTGCTCAGAGGCTTATCTGCAACTGTACCTCTGACTGAGATGGTCCCTGCCAGGATCCTCTATAGAAGGAGCCTTGTTTCtccaagacccccccccccccacacacacatatacaataaCAGACTGTCCTTTTCTCAGACATAAAGGACACATTCCTGTAAATCAAATTAATTTAGAACTGATAGTGCCTCTGTGGTCTCTAAcaacagaactgaggttaccaagTCAGGGATAGATGAGGTATAGGGCAGGCCCTTATGTTGGGGCTAAAAATACTGGGATGTTTATCAAACTGAAGCCTACAATAAACACCACCATGTcgcatcatcatcaacaacaataataacaacaccacagaaaaaattaatatgtgcAAATGGATAGGACTCTCGGCATTCAATTCTTCGGTGGAGCGAGAAAGACTCATTCAAAACTTGTTCAGCGTTTTCTCTGAACACATGAAATGCAATATTGGGGTTATGGCTACATCAGACACTAATCACCAAGCATTCTAGAAGACAGCTCATtgcttcaatatttttatttgaaactgaGTTAAAAAGTGAGATGTGAAGGAGTCTGGAGGAAGCTACAGCAGGGAAATCCAACATGAGGCTCTTGTGACTCGGACCCTGGCTGTCAGTGGGTTTCAGGGAAAATTTCAGGGAAAATTGCCTGGGCTGCCCTGGGAATGCCTGACAGAAGAGATTGTCTGAGCAAAGACCTAGAGTGGGAGGAGAGTGGGAGGATAAATCTGGGGATCCCACTGGTGTCACCAATAATTGGAGCCAGGGCTGAGTCAGGGAATGAGGGATATTTAACTTGAGGTCCTGTGGGCCTTGCTGACAGGCTTGAATTCTTTCACAAGCTGGTCAGACAGGCCACGAGGCACCCATGTGTGCCATATCTCATCCTCCATGCTGGAGAGAGGATGATGGTAGGGAAatggggatactcctagctcctTACACACACTAACAGGAGGATTCAGTAAGTTACAAGTTCACTGAAGACACGTAAGGTGTGTTGGTTATAGTCACCCCTGGAATGTGCCCCCATTTCAGGTGGCTACTCTGAATGAATGATATTCTGAGGCACTAAGAATAGAGCTTTATTTTGAGGTGAGCTGCTGTGGGCTTATGAAAGGGAAGTAATAAGCCATGGCCACATTGGAGGTGATTATGCAGTAGATGTGGGCCATGGAGTCTAAGTAGGCTGCACTGTCAGTCAGGATAGAGACAGAGCTTGCAGTAAGTTTGAAGGATCCCTGAGGAGTTTAAGATGCCTGATCTCAGGAATAGAAACTGGGGGGCATGATGAGGGATGAGTGGTCCGGGGAGGCAGGGTCCTGAGTTCCTTTTTGTTCATGGTAGGCTGACAGGATTGCAGCTACACATCTGGCCATGAAGTGAAAGAAGGCCTGGAGTTTGGAGCAGGGCTGGGCAGGACAGCAGGGCTTGGATCAGGAATTTTCTTCTGGAGAAAACCATATCCTTCACAGATTGGTCCCTTCTAAATTCCAGGTTCCTATCTTGCCTGGAACTCAGTGTTGTGTTTCTTTGGTTGgttcatcagaagtgatccctcttTCAGACTAAGCTAGCTGCAAGGGAGTCAGAAACATACTCTTTAATGCTGTCTTAGTAATGCAACTGGCTTTTGACTTattagaaagggaaaaaaatgaatgacagGGCAAATAACAAATAGGTGATAGCATTATCTGTTCCTTTGGCATCCATTCACCTTTCAAAATCATgtgctcctctcctctcctcccataTACTGAAGGAGTGTCTGTTCAGATCAAGGCCCAGGATCATTAGGAGATGCGAGGATCTTGCCTTGGGCTTAAGATGTTGCTGAACAGTGTCTGAAAATGATTCCACTGAACCAGGCCACTTGATATTCCTGGTGGATATTGCAGGATAACTCAGTAAAGACTCCACTCAGGGCTGGAGGGTGCTGACCCAAAGGGCTGGAAGAGGCAGACTTTTGCACCCTGGAATCTGCATgcaattcctagcactgcatggtacCTTGAGCACCTAGGGAGGAGTAGCTGTGGCCACTCTGCCTAATGAAACTCCagacagcaacaataacaacaacgaaCATGACACAAGAAGGGAAGCAAGAGAAACTCATCAGGCCGATGATCAAATGCTTGTAGTCCGGAGGAGTAAAATCCCCCTTTCAGGCAGTTGAGTAAAATTCTGGATTCATTCATCCCACCAACAATCCCCTGTTCCACTTTTTGGGGAAAATTATTTGTGTCACTCTTCATTTGTCTGAGCTTTTCCTTAACGGGATTTTCCTGGTCCATTTACCCCAGAGCCTCCCCTGTAAAGGACTCTGGGAGCAAAGTCTTGTGGCCCATCAAATGTTCACGGTGTCCTTCCTGCTGCTGTAGGTCCAGggattgttttaagaatgaaatggggcccggagagatggcacagcggcgtttgccttgcaagcagccgatccaggacctaaggtgattggtttgaatcccggtgtcccatatggtcccccgtgcctgccaggagctatttctaagcagacagccaggagtaacccctgagcaccgccgggtgtggcccaaaaaccaaaaaaaaaaaagaatgaaatgggggtccggagaggtggcgctagaaaggcgtctgccttgcaagtgctagcctaggaaggacagcagtttgatcacctggcgtcccatatggtccccccaagccaggggtgatttctgagcacatagccaggagtaacccctgagcatcaaatggttgtggtcaaaaaaaaaaaaaaaaaaaaaaagaaatgaggtgaCATTTGAGATTCAGGCAAAGGCTCTGTTATTCAATGCAACTTCCTTAAAAATAGCAGGCTTCTCATCTCTCtgctccttgttttctttttctccc
Coding sequences within:
- the FOSL2 gene encoding LOW QUALITY PROTEIN: fos-related antigen 2 (The sequence of the model RefSeq protein was modified relative to this genomic sequence to represent the inferred CDS: deleted 3 bases in 3 codons), translated to MYQDYPGNFDTSSRGSSGSPAHAESYSSGGGQQVEINSAVDMPGSGQCFSSLPSTPLPPSQDLQWMVQPHGDHLMSNPYPRSHPYSPLPGLASVPGHMALPRPGVIKDHRRPLWAGRRRDEQLSPEEEEKRRIRRERNKLAAAKCRNRRRELTEKLQAETEELEEEKSGLQKEIAELQKEKEKLEFMLVAHGPVCKISPEERRSPPAPGLQPLRNAGTRAGAVVVKQEPLEEDSPSSSAAGLDKAQRSVIKPLSIPGAYYGEEPLHTPIVVSSTPAVTPGTSSLVFTYPSVLEQESPASPSESCSKAHRRSSSSGDQSSDSLNSPHSAGLCNPLPACPPITASCPGTSTLQHSRAPQGQGEGILAENSPEDLAVRSVGTRMIAWRSWELFFSPYSSCSENPVS